The following nucleotide sequence is from Mesorhizobium sp. J8.
CGCCGAAATCGGCGAGCCGGCCGGAAAAGCCGGACGGCACGGCCGCCGCCAGCGTCATGGCGTCCATGCCGGCGCGATGACCGCCCCGGCTCGGCTGCACCAACCAAAAGCGTCCGCGATGGAAGGCGTCGACCGTGTGCGCCGGCGTGTCCGGGACGGGGGCGGGGCTGACTGCCATTATTTCTGGCGGATCTCGTTCTCGATGCCGGCATCCTTGAGGATGCGGCGCGCCGCGTCGGCCTTCTCGGCGTCTACCATGACACGCTTCTGCAAAAGGCCGATCGACCCTTCGAGCACGCTCATATTCTGGTCGGCGACGAAACAGGCGATGCCGGCATCGCGCATCAGCGATTCGACAAAGGAGATGACGACGGCGTCGTTGGTGCGGACAAGCTCGATCATGGAATGAAAATCGCAGGTTGCGGGGTTCGTGTAAACGTGCCGGTGGACACACCGTCCGCGGAGCCGCGCCAATTCGCCTCTTGCCGTGCCCGGTTGTGCCGCCCTAGAGTCGAGTTGGGACTAAGGGTGCCGTCGTGCGCGTCAATTGAGACGGGAGTGATTG
It contains:
- a CDS encoding DUF2007 domain-containing protein, giving the protein MIELVRTNDAVVISFVESLMRDAGIACFVADQNMSVLEGSIGLLQKRVMVDAEKADAARRILKDAGIENEIRQK